Proteins from one Pongo abelii isolate AG06213 chromosome 19, NHGRI_mPonAbe1-v2.0_pri, whole genome shotgun sequence genomic window:
- the KIF19 gene encoding kinesin-like protein KIF19 isoform X3: MKDSGDSKDQQLMVALRVRPISVAELEEGATLIAHKVDEQMVVLMDPMEDPDDILRAHRSREKSYLFDVAFDFTATQEMVYQATTKSLIEGVISGYNATVFAYGPTGCGKTYTMLGTDQEPGIYVRTLNDLFHAIEETSNDMEYEVSMSYLEIYNEMIRDLLNPSLGYLELREDSKGVIQVAGITEVSTINAKEIMQLLMKGNRQRTQEPTAANQTSSRSHAVLQVAVRQRSRVKNILQEVRHGRLFMIDLAGSERASQTQNRGQRMKEGAHINRSLLALGNCINALSDKGSNKYINYRDSKLTRLLKDSLGGNSRTVMIAHISPASSAFEESRNTLTYAGRAKNIKTRVKQNLLNVSYHIAQYTSIIADLRGEIQRLKCKIDEQTGRGQARGRQDRGDIRHIQAEVQLRSGQGEKAGMGQLREQLASAFHEQMDVRRRLLELENRAMEVQIDTSRHLLTIAGWKHEKSRRALKWREEQRKECYTKDDSEKDSDTGDDQPDILEPPEVAAARESIATLVGEQKQLHKQKLALEQRCRELRARGRRLEETLPRRIGSEEQREVLSLLCRVHELEVENTEMQSHALLRDGALRHRHEAVRLLEQHRSLCDEIIQGQRQIIDDYNLAVPQRLEELYEVYLRELEEGSLEQATIMDQVASRALQDISLPKITPAGTSLTPDSDLESVKTLSSDVQHLQKSALPPLSTESEGHHVFKAGTGAWQAKSSSVPTPPPIQLGSLVTQEAPAQDSPGSWINSSPDSSENLSEIPLSHKERKEILSGTKCIWVKAARRRSRALGTEGRHLLAPATESSSLSLHSLSEGDDARPPGPLACKRPPSPTLQHAASEDNLSSSTGEAPSRAVGHHGDGPGPWLRGQKKSLGKKREESLEAKRRKRRSRSFEVTGQGLSRPKTNLLGPHQAECISDHRMPVCRHPAPGIRHLGKVTLPLAKVKLPPSQNTGPGDSSPLAVPPNPAGGSRRATRGPRLSHGTSTHGKDGCSRHN; encoded by the exons ATGAAGGACAGCGGGGACTCCAAGGACCAGCAACTCATG GTGGCGCTTCGGGTCCGGCCCATCAGCGTGGCAGAGCTGGAGGAAGGAGCTACCCTCATCGCCCATAAAGTGGATGAGCAG ATGGTGGTTCTCATGGACCCAATGGAGGATCCCGACGACATCCTGCGGGCACATCGCTCCCGGGAGAAGTCCTACCTGTTCGACGTGGCCTTTGACTTCACCGCCACCCAG GAGATGGTGTATCAGGCCACCACGAAGAGCCTCATCGAAGGCGTCATCTCAGGCTACAATGCCACTGTCTTTGCCTATGGCCCCACAG GCTGTGGGAAAACCTACACCATGCTGGGCACAGACCAGGAGCCCGGCATCTATGTTCGGACCCTCAATGACCTCTTCCATGCCATCGAGGAGACCAGCAATGACATGGAGTATGAGGTCTCCATGTCCTACCTGGAG ATCTACAATGAGATGATCCGGGACCTGCTGAACCCCTCCCTGGGCTACCTGGAGCTGCGGGAGGACTCTAAGGGGGTGATCCAGGTGGCCGGCATCACCGAAGTTTCCACCATCAATGCCAAGGAG atCATGCAGCTGCTGATGAAGGGGAACCGGCAGAGGACCCAGGAGCCCACGGCCGCCAACCAGACGTCCTCCCGCTCCCACGCGGTGCTGCAGGTGGCCGTGCGCCAGCGCAGCCGGGTCAAGAACATCTTGCAAGAGGTGCGGCACGGCCGCCTGTTCATGATCGACCTGGCTGGCTCGGAGCGTGCCTCCCAG ACACAGAATCGTGGGCAGCGTATGAAGGAGGGGGCCCACATCAACCGCTCACTGCTGGCACTGGGCAACTGCATCAACGCCCTGAGCGACAAGGGTAGCAACAAGTACATCAACTATCGCGACAGCAAGCTCACCCGGCTCCTGAAG GACTCTCTGGGAGGAAACAGCCGCACAGTGATGATCGCTCACATCAGTCCTGCGAGCAGTGCCTTCGAGGAGTCCCGGAACACCCTGACCTATGCCGGCCGGGCCAAGAACATCAAGACGAGG GTGAAGCAGAACCTGCTGAACGTCTCCTACCACATCGCCCAGTACACCAGCATCATCGCTGACCTGCGGGGCGAGATCCAGCGACTCAAGTGCAAGATTGATGAGCAGACTGGGCGGGGCCAGGCCCGGGGCCGGCAGGATCGGGGTGACATCCGCCACATCCAAG CCGAGGTCCAGCTGCGCAGCGGGCAGGGTGAGAAGGCCGGCATGGGACAGCTTCGGGAGCAGCTCGCCAGCGCCTTCCACGAGCAGATGGATGTGCGGAGGCGCCTGCTGGAGCTGGAGAACCGCGCCATGGAGGTCCAGATTGACACCTCCCGACACCTGCTCACCATCGCCGG CTGGAAGCACGAGAAGTCCCGCCGGGCCCTCAAATGGCGGGAGGAGCAGCGAAAGGAGTGCTACACTAAGGACGACAGCGAGAAGGACTCAGACACAGGCGATGACCAGCCAGACATCCTGGAGCCGCCCGAGGTGGCCGCAGCCCGGGAGAGCATTGCAACCCTGGTGGGCGAGCAGAAGCAGCTGCACAAGCAGAAG CTGGCGCTGGAGCAGCGCTGCCGGGAGCTGCGCGCGCGGGGCCGGCGCCTGGAGGAGACGCTGCCGCGGCGCATCGGCTCCGAGGAGCAGCGCGAGGTGCTCAGCCTGCTGTGCCGCGTGCACGAGCTCGAAGTGGAGAACACTGAGATGCAGTCGCACGCGCTGCTCCGCGACGGTGCGCTCCGCCACCGCCACGAGGCCGTGCGCCTCCTGGAACAGCACCGCAGTCTCTGCGACGAGATTATCCAGGGCCAGCGGCAGATCATCGACG ACTACAACCTGGCCGTCCCACAGCGCCTGGAAGAGCTCTACGAAGTGTACCTGCGGGAGCTAGAGGAGGGCAGCCTGGAGCAGGCCACCATCATGGACCAAGTGGCCTCCAGGGCCCTGCAG GACATCTCCTTGCCCAAAATTACCCCAGCAGGAACCTCACTAACCCCAGATTCTGACCTGGAGAGTGTGAAGACATTGAGCTCTGATGTCCAGCACCTGCAGAAAAGCGCCCTCCCTCCCCTCAGCACAGAGAG TGAAGGCCACCACGTGTTCAAGGCTGGTACTGGGGCCTGGCAGGCAAAAAGCTCCTCTGTGCCCACCCCACCTCCCATCCAGCTTGGCAGCCTGGTGACTCAGGAG GCTCCGGCTCAGGACAGCCCGGGCAGCTGGATCAACTCTTCCCCCGACAGCAGTGAGAACCTGTCGGAGATCCCCTTGTCCCACAAAG AGAGGAAGGAGATCCTGAGTGGCACCAAGTGCATCTGGGTGAAGGCTGCCCGGCGGCGCTCGCGGGCCCTGGGCACCGAGGGGCGACACCTGCTGGCGCCCGCGACAGAGAGCAGCAGCCTGTCCCTGCACTCACTGAGCGAGGGCGATGATGCGCGGCCACCAGGCCCGCTGGCCTGCAAGCGGCCGCCCAGCCCCACGCTGCAGCACGCTGCCAGTGAGGACAACCTGTCCAGCAGCACGGGCGAGGCCCCATCCCGGGCAGTCGGACATCATGGGGACGGCCCTGGGCCCTGGCTGCGTGGCCAGAAGAAAAGCCTGGGCAAGAAAAGGGAGGAGTCGCTGGAAGCAAAGAGAAGGAAGCGGAGGTCCCGATCCTTCGAGGTCACCGGGCAAGGG CTCTCCCGCCCCAAGACAAACCTCCTGGGGCCCCATCAGGCGGAGTGCATCTCGGACCACAGGATGCCAGTGTGCAGGCACCCAGCCCCTGGTATCCGGCATCTGGGAAAGGTCACGCTACCTTTGGCCAAAGTCAAACTCCCTCCAAGCCAGAACACGG GCCCGGGGGACTCCTCACCCCTGGCTGTTCCCCCCAACCCAGCTGGTGGTTCTCGACGGGCTACCCGTGGGCCCCGCCTGTCCCACGGCACAAGCACCCATGGCAAAGATGGATGCTCCCGGCATAACTGA
- the KIF19 gene encoding kinesin-like protein KIF19 isoform X1 — translation MVVLMDPMEDPDDILRAHRSREKSYLFDVAFDFTATQEMVYQATTKSLIEGVISGYNATVFAYGPTGCGKTYTMLGTDQEPGIYVRTLNDLFHAIEETSNDMEYEVSMSYLEIYNEMIRDLLNPSLGYLELREDSKGVIQVAGITEVSTINAKEIMQLLMKGNRQRTQEPTAANQTSSRSHAVLQVAVRQRSRVKNILQEVRHGRLFMIDLAGSERASQTQNRGQRMKEGAHINRSLLALGNCINALSDKGSNKYINYRDSKLTRLLKVPATAGPGHWAPRDSLGGNSRTVMIAHISPASSAFEESRNTLTYAGRAKNIKTRVKQNLLNVSYHIAQYTSIIADLRGEIQRLKCKIDEQTGRGQARGRQDRGDIRHIQAEVQLRSGQGEKAGMGQLREQLASAFHEQMDVRRRLLELENRAMEVQIDTSRHLLTIAGWKHEKSRRALKWREEQRKECYTKDDSEKDSDTGDDQPDILEPPEVAAARESIATLVGEQKQLHKQKLALEQRCRELRARGRRLEETLPRRIGSEEQREVLSLLCRVHELEVENTEMQSHALLRDGALRHRHEAVRLLEQHRSLCDEIIQGQRQIIDDYNLAVPQRLEELYEVYLRELEEGSLEQATIMDQVASRALQDISLPKITPAGTSLTPDSDLESVKTLSSDVQHLQKSALPPLSTESEGHHVFKAGTGAWQAKSSSVPTPPPIQLGSLVTQEAPAQDSPGSWINSSPDSSENLSEIPLSHKERKEILSGTKCIWVKAARRRSRALGTEGRHLLAPATESSSLSLHSLSEGDDARPPGPLACKRPPSPTLQHAASEDNLSSSTGEAPSRAVGHHGDGPGPWLRGQKKSLGKKREESLEAKRRKRRSRSFEVTGQGLSRPKTNLLGPHQAECISDHRMPVCRHPAPGIRHLGKVTLPLAKVKLPPSQNTGPGDSSPLAVPPNPAGGSRRATRGPRLSHGTSTHGKDGCSRHN, via the exons ATGGTGGTTCTCATGGACCCAATGGAGGATCCCGACGACATCCTGCGGGCACATCGCTCCCGGGAGAAGTCCTACCTGTTCGACGTGGCCTTTGACTTCACCGCCACCCAG GAGATGGTGTATCAGGCCACCACGAAGAGCCTCATCGAAGGCGTCATCTCAGGCTACAATGCCACTGTCTTTGCCTATGGCCCCACAG GCTGTGGGAAAACCTACACCATGCTGGGCACAGACCAGGAGCCCGGCATCTATGTTCGGACCCTCAATGACCTCTTCCATGCCATCGAGGAGACCAGCAATGACATGGAGTATGAGGTCTCCATGTCCTACCTGGAG ATCTACAATGAGATGATCCGGGACCTGCTGAACCCCTCCCTGGGCTACCTGGAGCTGCGGGAGGACTCTAAGGGGGTGATCCAGGTGGCCGGCATCACCGAAGTTTCCACCATCAATGCCAAGGAG atCATGCAGCTGCTGATGAAGGGGAACCGGCAGAGGACCCAGGAGCCCACGGCCGCCAACCAGACGTCCTCCCGCTCCCACGCGGTGCTGCAGGTGGCCGTGCGCCAGCGCAGCCGGGTCAAGAACATCTTGCAAGAGGTGCGGCACGGCCGCCTGTTCATGATCGACCTGGCTGGCTCGGAGCGTGCCTCCCAG ACACAGAATCGTGGGCAGCGTATGAAGGAGGGGGCCCACATCAACCGCTCACTGCTGGCACTGGGCAACTGCATCAACGCCCTGAGCGACAAGGGTAGCAACAAGTACATCAACTATCGCGACAGCAAGCTCACCCGGCTCCTGAAGGTACCAGCCACAGCTGGGCCTGGGCACTGGGCACCAAGG GACTCTCTGGGAGGAAACAGCCGCACAGTGATGATCGCTCACATCAGTCCTGCGAGCAGTGCCTTCGAGGAGTCCCGGAACACCCTGACCTATGCCGGCCGGGCCAAGAACATCAAGACGAGG GTGAAGCAGAACCTGCTGAACGTCTCCTACCACATCGCCCAGTACACCAGCATCATCGCTGACCTGCGGGGCGAGATCCAGCGACTCAAGTGCAAGATTGATGAGCAGACTGGGCGGGGCCAGGCCCGGGGCCGGCAGGATCGGGGTGACATCCGCCACATCCAAG CCGAGGTCCAGCTGCGCAGCGGGCAGGGTGAGAAGGCCGGCATGGGACAGCTTCGGGAGCAGCTCGCCAGCGCCTTCCACGAGCAGATGGATGTGCGGAGGCGCCTGCTGGAGCTGGAGAACCGCGCCATGGAGGTCCAGATTGACACCTCCCGACACCTGCTCACCATCGCCGG CTGGAAGCACGAGAAGTCCCGCCGGGCCCTCAAATGGCGGGAGGAGCAGCGAAAGGAGTGCTACACTAAGGACGACAGCGAGAAGGACTCAGACACAGGCGATGACCAGCCAGACATCCTGGAGCCGCCCGAGGTGGCCGCAGCCCGGGAGAGCATTGCAACCCTGGTGGGCGAGCAGAAGCAGCTGCACAAGCAGAAG CTGGCGCTGGAGCAGCGCTGCCGGGAGCTGCGCGCGCGGGGCCGGCGCCTGGAGGAGACGCTGCCGCGGCGCATCGGCTCCGAGGAGCAGCGCGAGGTGCTCAGCCTGCTGTGCCGCGTGCACGAGCTCGAAGTGGAGAACACTGAGATGCAGTCGCACGCGCTGCTCCGCGACGGTGCGCTCCGCCACCGCCACGAGGCCGTGCGCCTCCTGGAACAGCACCGCAGTCTCTGCGACGAGATTATCCAGGGCCAGCGGCAGATCATCGACG ACTACAACCTGGCCGTCCCACAGCGCCTGGAAGAGCTCTACGAAGTGTACCTGCGGGAGCTAGAGGAGGGCAGCCTGGAGCAGGCCACCATCATGGACCAAGTGGCCTCCAGGGCCCTGCAG GACATCTCCTTGCCCAAAATTACCCCAGCAGGAACCTCACTAACCCCAGATTCTGACCTGGAGAGTGTGAAGACATTGAGCTCTGATGTCCAGCACCTGCAGAAAAGCGCCCTCCCTCCCCTCAGCACAGAGAG TGAAGGCCACCACGTGTTCAAGGCTGGTACTGGGGCCTGGCAGGCAAAAAGCTCCTCTGTGCCCACCCCACCTCCCATCCAGCTTGGCAGCCTGGTGACTCAGGAG GCTCCGGCTCAGGACAGCCCGGGCAGCTGGATCAACTCTTCCCCCGACAGCAGTGAGAACCTGTCGGAGATCCCCTTGTCCCACAAAG AGAGGAAGGAGATCCTGAGTGGCACCAAGTGCATCTGGGTGAAGGCTGCCCGGCGGCGCTCGCGGGCCCTGGGCACCGAGGGGCGACACCTGCTGGCGCCCGCGACAGAGAGCAGCAGCCTGTCCCTGCACTCACTGAGCGAGGGCGATGATGCGCGGCCACCAGGCCCGCTGGCCTGCAAGCGGCCGCCCAGCCCCACGCTGCAGCACGCTGCCAGTGAGGACAACCTGTCCAGCAGCACGGGCGAGGCCCCATCCCGGGCAGTCGGACATCATGGGGACGGCCCTGGGCCCTGGCTGCGTGGCCAGAAGAAAAGCCTGGGCAAGAAAAGGGAGGAGTCGCTGGAAGCAAAGAGAAGGAAGCGGAGGTCCCGATCCTTCGAGGTCACCGGGCAAGGG CTCTCCCGCCCCAAGACAAACCTCCTGGGGCCCCATCAGGCGGAGTGCATCTCGGACCACAGGATGCCAGTGTGCAGGCACCCAGCCCCTGGTATCCGGCATCTGGGAAAGGTCACGCTACCTTTGGCCAAAGTCAAACTCCCTCCAAGCCAGAACACGG GCCCGGGGGACTCCTCACCCCTGGCTGTTCCCCCCAACCCAGCTGGTGGTTCTCGACGGGCTACCCGTGGGCCCCGCCTGTCCCACGGCACAAGCACCCATGGCAAAGATGGATGCTCCCGGCATAACTGA
- the KIF19 gene encoding kinesin-like protein KIF19 isoform X2: protein MVVLMDPMEDPDDILRAHRSREKSYLFDVAFDFTATQEMVYQATTKSLIEGVISGYNATVFAYGPTGCGKTYTMLGTDQEPGIYVRTLNDLFHAIEETSNDMEYEVSMSYLEIYNEMIRDLLNPSLGYLELREDSKGVIQVAGITEVSTINAKEIMQLLMKGNRQRTQEPTAANQTSSRSHAVLQVAVRQRSRVKNILQEVRHGRLFMIDLAGSERASQDSLGGNSRTVMIAHISPASSAFEESRNTLTYAGRAKNIKTRVKQNLLNVSYHIAQYTSIIADLRGEIQRLKCKIDEQTGRGQARGRQDRGDIRHIQAEVQLRSGQGEKAGMGQLREQLASAFHEQMDVRRRLLELENRAMEVQIDTSRHLLTIAGWKHEKSRRALKWREEQRKECYTKDDSEKDSDTGDDQPDILEPPEVAAARESIATLVGEQKQLHKQKLALEQRCRELRARGRRLEETLPRRIGSEEQREVLSLLCRVHELEVENTEMQSHALLRDGALRHRHEAVRLLEQHRSLCDEIIQGQRQIIDDYNLAVPQRLEELYEVYLRELEEGSLEQATIMDQVASRALQDISLPKITPAGTSLTPDSDLESVKTLSSDVQHLQKSALPPLSTESEGHHVFKAGTGAWQAKSSSVPTPPPIQLGSLVTQEAPAQDSPGSWINSSPDSSENLSEIPLSHKERKEILSGTKCIWVKAARRRSRALGTEGRHLLAPATESSSLSLHSLSEGDDARPPGPLACKRPPSPTLQHAASEDNLSSSTGEAPSRAVGHHGDGPGPWLRGQKKSLGKKREESLEAKRRKRRSRSFEVTGQGLSRPKTNLLGPHQAECISDHRMPVCRHPAPGIRHLGKVTLPLAKVKLPPSQNTGPGDSSPLAVPPNPAGGSRRATRGPRLSHGTSTHGKDGCSRHN from the exons ATGGTGGTTCTCATGGACCCAATGGAGGATCCCGACGACATCCTGCGGGCACATCGCTCCCGGGAGAAGTCCTACCTGTTCGACGTGGCCTTTGACTTCACCGCCACCCAG GAGATGGTGTATCAGGCCACCACGAAGAGCCTCATCGAAGGCGTCATCTCAGGCTACAATGCCACTGTCTTTGCCTATGGCCCCACAG GCTGTGGGAAAACCTACACCATGCTGGGCACAGACCAGGAGCCCGGCATCTATGTTCGGACCCTCAATGACCTCTTCCATGCCATCGAGGAGACCAGCAATGACATGGAGTATGAGGTCTCCATGTCCTACCTGGAG ATCTACAATGAGATGATCCGGGACCTGCTGAACCCCTCCCTGGGCTACCTGGAGCTGCGGGAGGACTCTAAGGGGGTGATCCAGGTGGCCGGCATCACCGAAGTTTCCACCATCAATGCCAAGGAG atCATGCAGCTGCTGATGAAGGGGAACCGGCAGAGGACCCAGGAGCCCACGGCCGCCAACCAGACGTCCTCCCGCTCCCACGCGGTGCTGCAGGTGGCCGTGCGCCAGCGCAGCCGGGTCAAGAACATCTTGCAAGAGGTGCGGCACGGCCGCCTGTTCATGATCGACCTGGCTGGCTCGGAGCGTGCCTCCCAG GACTCTCTGGGAGGAAACAGCCGCACAGTGATGATCGCTCACATCAGTCCTGCGAGCAGTGCCTTCGAGGAGTCCCGGAACACCCTGACCTATGCCGGCCGGGCCAAGAACATCAAGACGAGG GTGAAGCAGAACCTGCTGAACGTCTCCTACCACATCGCCCAGTACACCAGCATCATCGCTGACCTGCGGGGCGAGATCCAGCGACTCAAGTGCAAGATTGATGAGCAGACTGGGCGGGGCCAGGCCCGGGGCCGGCAGGATCGGGGTGACATCCGCCACATCCAAG CCGAGGTCCAGCTGCGCAGCGGGCAGGGTGAGAAGGCCGGCATGGGACAGCTTCGGGAGCAGCTCGCCAGCGCCTTCCACGAGCAGATGGATGTGCGGAGGCGCCTGCTGGAGCTGGAGAACCGCGCCATGGAGGTCCAGATTGACACCTCCCGACACCTGCTCACCATCGCCGG CTGGAAGCACGAGAAGTCCCGCCGGGCCCTCAAATGGCGGGAGGAGCAGCGAAAGGAGTGCTACACTAAGGACGACAGCGAGAAGGACTCAGACACAGGCGATGACCAGCCAGACATCCTGGAGCCGCCCGAGGTGGCCGCAGCCCGGGAGAGCATTGCAACCCTGGTGGGCGAGCAGAAGCAGCTGCACAAGCAGAAG CTGGCGCTGGAGCAGCGCTGCCGGGAGCTGCGCGCGCGGGGCCGGCGCCTGGAGGAGACGCTGCCGCGGCGCATCGGCTCCGAGGAGCAGCGCGAGGTGCTCAGCCTGCTGTGCCGCGTGCACGAGCTCGAAGTGGAGAACACTGAGATGCAGTCGCACGCGCTGCTCCGCGACGGTGCGCTCCGCCACCGCCACGAGGCCGTGCGCCTCCTGGAACAGCACCGCAGTCTCTGCGACGAGATTATCCAGGGCCAGCGGCAGATCATCGACG ACTACAACCTGGCCGTCCCACAGCGCCTGGAAGAGCTCTACGAAGTGTACCTGCGGGAGCTAGAGGAGGGCAGCCTGGAGCAGGCCACCATCATGGACCAAGTGGCCTCCAGGGCCCTGCAG GACATCTCCTTGCCCAAAATTACCCCAGCAGGAACCTCACTAACCCCAGATTCTGACCTGGAGAGTGTGAAGACATTGAGCTCTGATGTCCAGCACCTGCAGAAAAGCGCCCTCCCTCCCCTCAGCACAGAGAG TGAAGGCCACCACGTGTTCAAGGCTGGTACTGGGGCCTGGCAGGCAAAAAGCTCCTCTGTGCCCACCCCACCTCCCATCCAGCTTGGCAGCCTGGTGACTCAGGAG GCTCCGGCTCAGGACAGCCCGGGCAGCTGGATCAACTCTTCCCCCGACAGCAGTGAGAACCTGTCGGAGATCCCCTTGTCCCACAAAG AGAGGAAGGAGATCCTGAGTGGCACCAAGTGCATCTGGGTGAAGGCTGCCCGGCGGCGCTCGCGGGCCCTGGGCACCGAGGGGCGACACCTGCTGGCGCCCGCGACAGAGAGCAGCAGCCTGTCCCTGCACTCACTGAGCGAGGGCGATGATGCGCGGCCACCAGGCCCGCTGGCCTGCAAGCGGCCGCCCAGCCCCACGCTGCAGCACGCTGCCAGTGAGGACAACCTGTCCAGCAGCACGGGCGAGGCCCCATCCCGGGCAGTCGGACATCATGGGGACGGCCCTGGGCCCTGGCTGCGTGGCCAGAAGAAAAGCCTGGGCAAGAAAAGGGAGGAGTCGCTGGAAGCAAAGAGAAGGAAGCGGAGGTCCCGATCCTTCGAGGTCACCGGGCAAGGG CTCTCCCGCCCCAAGACAAACCTCCTGGGGCCCCATCAGGCGGAGTGCATCTCGGACCACAGGATGCCAGTGTGCAGGCACCCAGCCCCTGGTATCCGGCATCTGGGAAAGGTCACGCTACCTTTGGCCAAAGTCAAACTCCCTCCAAGCCAGAACACGG GCCCGGGGGACTCCTCACCCCTGGCTGTTCCCCCCAACCCAGCTGGTGGTTCTCGACGGGCTACCCGTGGGCCCCGCCTGTCCCACGGCACAAGCACCCATGGCAAAGATGGATGCTCCCGGCATAACTGA
- the BTBD17 gene encoding BTB/POZ domain-containing protein 17, which yields MPRRGYSKPGSWGSFWAMLTLVGLVTRAAQRADVGGEAAGTSINHSQVVLQRLQELLRQGNASDVVLRVQAAGTDEVRVFHAHRLLLGLHSELFRELLSNQSEAVLQEPRDCAAVFDKFIRYLYCGELTVLLTQAIPLHRLATKYGVASLQRGVADYMRAHLAGGAGPAVGWYHYAVGTGDEALRESCLQFLAWNLSAVAASAEWGAVSPELLWQLLQRSDLVLQDELELFHALEAWLGRARPPPAVAERALRAIRYPMIPPAQLFQLQARSAALARHGPAVADLLLQAYQFHAASPLHYAKFFDVNGSAFLPRNYLAPAWGAPWVINNPARDDRSTSFQTQLGPSGHDAGRRVTWNVLFSPRWLPVSLRPVYADAAGTALPAARPEDGRPRLVVTPASSGGDAAGVSFQKTVLVGARQQGRLLVRHAYSFHQSSEEAGDFLAHADLQRRNSEYLVENALHLHLIVKPVYHTLIRTPK from the exons CCCAGAGAGCCGATGTTGGCGGGGAGGCAGCTGGCACCTCCATCAACCACTCCCAGGTGGTGCTCCAGCGCTTGCAGGAGCTGCTGCGGCAGGGCAACGCCAGCGATGTGGTTCTGCGGGTGCAGGCTGCGGGCACCGACGAGGTCCGGGTCTTCCACGCCCACCGCCTGCTGCTGGGACTGCACAGTGAGCTGTTTCGGGAGCTGTTGAGTAACCAGAGCGAGGCGGTGCTGCAGGAGCCGCGGGACTGCGCCGCTGTCTTCGACAAATTCATCAG GTACCTGTACTGCGGGGAGCTGACCGTGCTGCTGACCCAGGCCATCCCCCTGCACAGACTGGCCACCAAGTACGGCGTGGCCTCCCTGCAGCGCGGCGTGGCCGACTACATGCGCGCGCACCTGGCAGGAGGCGCGGGCCCAGCGGTGGGCTGGTACCACTACGCGGTGGGCACCGGGGACGAGGCCCTGCGCGAGAGCTGCCTGCAGTTTCTGGCCTGGAACCTGTCGGCCGTGGCGGCCAGCGCCGAGTGGGGCGCCGTGAGCCCCGAGCTGCTGTGGCAGCTCCTGCAACGCTCGGACCTGGTGCTGCAGGATGAACTGGAGCTGTTCCACGCGCTGGAGGCCTGGCTGGGTCGCGCGCGGCCGCCCCCTGCCGTGGCCGAGAGGGCGCTGCGCGCCATACGCTACCCCATGATCCCACCGGCACAGCTGTTCCAGCTGCAGGCGCGCTCAGCAGCCCTGGCGCGCCACGGCCCCGCGGTGGCCGACCTCCTGCTGCAGGCCTACCAGTTCCACGCCGCGTCGCCGCTGCACTACGCCAAGTTCTTCGACGTCAACGGCAGCGCCTTCCTGCCCCGCAACTACCTCGCGCCCGCCTGGGGCGCCCCGTGGGTCATCAACAACCCGGCCCGCGACGACCGCAGCACCAGCTTCCAGACGCAGCTGGGCCCGAGTGGCCACGACGCGGGCCGCCGGGTCACCTGGAACGTGCTCTTCTCGCCGCGCTGGCTGCCCGTCAGCCTGCGGCCCGTTTACGCGGACGCCGCGGGCACAGCGCTGCCCGCCGCGCGCCCGGAGGACGGCCGACCGCGGCTGGTGGTGACGCCAGCCAGCAGCGGCGGCGACGCGGCGGGCGTGAGCTTCCAGAAGACCGTGCTGGTGGGGGCTCGCCAGCAGGGCCGCCTGCTAGTCCGCCACGCCTACAGCTTCCACCAGAGCAGCGAGGAGGCCGGCGACTTCCTGGCTCATGCCGACCTGCAGCGGCGCAACTCGGAGTACCTGGTGGAAAATGCCCTGCACCTGCACCTCATCGTCAAGCCCGTATACCACACCCTTATCCGGACCCCCAAGTAG